One genomic segment of Gadus chalcogrammus isolate NIFS_2021 chromosome 3, NIFS_Gcha_1.0, whole genome shotgun sequence includes these proteins:
- the lcorl gene encoding uncharacterized protein lcorl isoform X1, with amino-acid sequence MAAAQCRSSKCTAERKGFRRELDSWRHKLIHCVGVESILEGIYGPMLLRDLNIFDDCEPKESDDWSVEASCSHCSLCTLPLDQLSDLPPAAASPLHSPSDYSPCQAPTLSESSQSAQQFLQAVFHKKDVPHGYDSNVPLAAQELMKKMIHKFAIEYASKSHVHMTMNGLTTDNLSPQPTPGDLDAPLDLTVPREKEEDGEPGPDAVLDLSKRTSVCSAAPVTADNKSSGLPLKEELGGPEKLMTEGGQVNENSALEKVLNSLCPAHRSLISQILMLARQEQLLSLPNPRLAGQDASKCCHHSLTSQNNLPPCCFPLSNSKSLSGAPHYPLVDCAHQRCSKTLCSPAESKFSCTLRCCPLSESKASQGPCCCIESSYPVSCHENLLCTSCQHLTGHQTKNHCSSSSSPSLCPSSQVCPATSICCNSHCPVSCLCHSSHTCLAQTRQTMEKEGEDVDPPCPVLKREHSPSPPPLSPIPPDITSIAEEKPPLLPLYSHDEHLPLVDNQHLDARLQEAPSDIEEAAELNGVAAGGQTQKNSNRSLLRDVVDRFTEKLETIRPQDKDPPQFSSSTEQGIEKEEAPSSPSPQSIPFHADAHLSEIITTVLHTGSDSDYNLSELFHQHDNKEAKSPNTRARRRQEVLASLTLPANLASSRRHSLKIKRELAMLDPSYCRRKVPQAKRKLKDGSNSSSPVSSSSDTAPVKEATRESGIQENEMVQISGKLSVESGNFGDSSKEIGRMTGKTKDKVTDYTRNDGLESPVFEQRRVEVNTIKAEEDGFEVKEDIQTIIVKEEIETIEVGQNVPAIEEKASFQQTLKPPCKLQTKPCRVVSEGNYQSCAERDATRSKRNIVPPQRFSSYVTEPRKMYFVACFSENIFNPRTLVDSVGQSTTSIDSQNLDLMDPLLDSGKTPSQAAHSTKPTGAEDDLTPKVLTGSSNADQSQGFSVSLRSTRLSPSKYSSKNKTDVRDSAARPYGRLRSSSTKLHALESVTVCRTPTRKSSPSFSDFDIPPNPSELPFEFSSPIKIMYVSPVINEEGVKYCLKSAASSSGGQVVHNFDPCEQSSWAGTPETSNGTERAIFQIGSNSAPLKNATSSPKSASPSPKKVSTPLKSPSTPPLSGSPTLRSASSPTKVVSVSPKGSRRSGELTPLKRVARTENQRSPADLGSSHEITPTPKRRPGRPKKLGPRLEQKAKRPIGRPRKQTTTGPIQEGNADVVKAIEGANMEKENKNLKITVVYGRSRRNKRVVSEGQGQQELCETAQSVERNMDFRNLLHGTQEHSDVVKAASPECLKELNLVRPVNDESAPPASSNIKCQKLQGAISIRKPGRPAKVKISGISVTVTTVSPRQRKIQMDKDVKRSQETLQRRKTLLPEFNHIKETWNSDCPSRNECRHKEGKGVTKDEGKAERLDRPVAVRHSVRVRKPSIYLLHSVATSSSRSYSHSTALIRSSRKLLLNKAINQRKLEKAQDCLENLKDQRQSLGREKNPIRQDLSQVAAVSVDSIFPPQETMKWWAASAEKKDLNQEFARRIQLVSDTWVSDIDNQQKCSLKPRSGPPSKRSRCSSVVRALFDCPPNKPSSCSMQQLGSWFMQTTETKPLAIVKKASSRNPYEFMHYPRSTNNNEGVCPSPQAERLRKHIKKFAKTVPKSPLAHRLALERLRNGNKTLSAGNIKRQLFTSRFAPGRLSRTVSKYATTLLRAKARFLTCLQRNGLPKRQRKDWWPSVTAQKQRDKALSRLSPAHQALDGSEKGSADPLPKEDSLSSKAWSPEKLKECRVFLKKINSPVSESTAEEELDSCKVTLDDWSPSAYRFAGSEGGLARENEAVKTDRKAKLKAGSNSDESSSSVSKSPQEQAEVQIGQKEEQNAPVIVSTGAPQPPSVKMLRQSRVRGLSGPRWSDFVLEN; translated from the exons ATGGCGGCTGCACAGTGCCGTAGCTCAAAATGCACGGCAGAAAGGAAAGGGTTCAGGCGGGAACTTGATTCTTGGCGGCATAAACTGATCCACTGCGTTG GGGTTGAAAGCATCCTGGAGGGAATCTATGGCCCCATGCTGCTTAGAGACCTCAACATATTTGATG ACTGTGAACCCAAAGAGTCGGATGACTGGTCAGTGGAAGCCAGCTGCTCTCACTGTTCGTTGTGCACCCTCCCCCTGGATCAGCTCAGT GACCTTCCCCCCGCAgccgcctcccccctccacagCCCGTCGGATTACTCTCCCTGtcaggcccccaccctctcaGAGAGCAGCCAATCAGCTCAGCAGTTCCTCCAAGCTGTGTTCCACAAGAAAG ATGTGCCCCATGGCTATGATTCCAACGTCCCATTGGCGGCCCAGGAACTGATGAAGAAGATGATCCACAAGTTTGCCATTGAATATGCCTCCAAGAGCCACGTCCACATGACGATGAATGGCCTCACCACTGACAACCTGTCACCTCAGCCCACACCCGGCGATCTGGATGCCCCCCTGGATCTCACCGTCCcccgggagaaggaggaggacggggaacCTGGGCCAG ATGCGGTGCTGGACCTGTCTAAAAGAACCTCTGTCTGCTCAGCAGCGCCGGTCACGGCGGATAACAAATCCTCAGG CTTGCCGTTAAAAGAAGAACTGGGTGGTCCAGAGAAGCTGATGACTGAAGGCGGCCAGGTCAATGAGAACTCGGCATTGGAGAAGGTTCTCAACTCACTCTGCCCGGCTCACCGTTCTTTGATCAGCCAAATCTTGATGCTGGCACGCCAGGAACAACTGCTGTCCCTACCAAATCCCAGGCTGGCCGGTCAGGATGCATCTAAATGCTGCCACCACTCGTTGACCTCACAGAATAATCTGCCACCGTGTTGCTTTCCATTAAGTAACTCTAAAAGTCTCAGTGGCGCCCCACACTACCCTCTTGTTGACTGCGCTCATCAACGTTGCAGTAAGACCTTGTGCAGTCCAGCTGAATCCAAGTTTAGTTGTACCCTCCGTTGCTGTCCGCTAAGTGAAAGTAAGGCTTCTCAGGGCCCGTGTTGTTGTATAGAGAGCTCCTACCCTGTTTCCTGCCATGAGAATCTCCTCTGCACCTCCTGCCAGCACCTCACCGGACACCAGACAAAGAATCATTGTTCCTCCTCATCGTCCCCCAGTCTATGCCCCTCCTCTCAGGTATGCCCTGCCACTTCCATTTGCTGTAACAGTCACTGCCCCGTCTCATGTCTCTGCCATTCAAGCCACACCTGCTTAGCTCAAACTAGGCAGACGATGGAAAAAGAGGGTGAAGACGTGGATCCCCCTTGTCCTGTGCTGAAGAGAGAacacagcccctcccctcctccactttCTCCAATCCCACCAGACATCACCAGCATAGCAGAGGAAAAACCTCCCCTTCTGCCTCTTTACTCTCACGATGAGCACCTTCCACTCGTGGACAACCAACATCTAGATGCAAGGCTGCAGGAAGCACCTTCGGACATTGAAGAGGCAGCCGAGTTGAATGGTGTAGCTGCAGGTGGTCAGACACAGAAGAATTCAAACAGGAGTTTGCTTCGGGACGTTGTTGATCGTTTCACAGAAAAACTGGAGACAATCAGACCTCAGGATAAAGACCCCCCACAGTTTAGTTCCTCTACAGAACAAGGTATTGAGAAAGAAGAGGCTCCCAGTTCCCCATCCCCTCAGAGCATCCCGTTTCACGCCGATGCCCATCTTAGTGAAATAATCACCACGGTGCTCCACACCGGTAGCGACAGTGACTATAACCTGAGTGAGCTATTTCATCAGCATGATAACAAAGAGGCCAAGTCCCCAAATACCCGGGCCCGTCGAAGGCAGGAGGTCCTTGCGTCTTTGACATTGCCAGCCAACCTTGCGTCCAGCCGACGacacagtttaaaaataaaacgggaGCTTGCCATGCTCGACCCATCCTATTGCAGGAGAAAAGTGCCACAAGCCAAAAGAAAATTAAAAGATGGCAGTAATTCTAGCTCCCCAGTATCTAGTTCATCCGACACCGCGCCTGTGAAGGAGGCTACAAGGGAATCTGGAATCCAGGAAAATGAAATGGTCCAGATCAGTGGCAAATTAAGTGTGGAGAGCGGGAATTTTGGAGACAGCAGTAAAGAAATAGGGAGAATGACAGGAAAGACCAAGGATAAAGTCACTGACTACACTAGGAATGATGGATTAGAGAGTCCAGTGTTTGAACAGAGAAGGGTGGAAGTGAACACAATCAAAGCTGAGGAAGACGGATTTGAGGTGAAAGAAGATATACAAACGATCATAGTCAAAGAGGAAATTGAGACCATTGAAGTGGGACAAAATGTGCCTGCCATCGAGGAGAAGGCAAGTTTCCAACAAACCCTGAAACCCCCCTGTAAACTGCAGACGAAGCCCTGCAGAGTGGTTTCCGAAGGAAATTACCAGAGCTGTGCCGAAAGGGACGCTACAAGATCCAAGAGGAACATAGTACCTCCCCAGCGCTTCTCTTCCTACGTGACAGAGCCGAGGAAGATGTACTTTGTTGCTTGTTTCTCCGAGAACATCTTCAATCCAAGAACCTTAGTGGACAGTGTGGGGCAATCTACTACTAGCATCGACTCACAGAACCTAGATCTTATGGACCCCTTGCTTGACTCAGGAAAAACCCCAAGTCAAGCAGCGCACTCGACTAAACCCACTGGAGCAGAGGACGACCTGACGCCCAAAGTACTAACGGGTTCCTCTAATGCAGATCAAAGTCAGGGATTTTCAGTTTCTTTGCGTTCCACAAGGCTGAGTCCTTCCAAGTATAGttcaaaaaataaaacggaCGTGAGAGACAGTGCAGCCAGACCTTATGGTAGGTTACGTTCGTCTTCAACGAAACTACACGCTCTAGAGTCTGTAACTGTTTGTAGAACACCCACCCGCAAGTCCAGTCCAAGCTTTTCCGATTTTGACATTCCTCCTAATCCGTCTGAACTCCCCTTTGAGTTTAGTAGCCCAATTAAGATCATGTATGTTTCTCCGGTTATAAATGAGGAAGGGGTTAAATATTGCTTGAAGTCTGCAGCCTCAAGTTCCGGTGGACAAGTAGTGCACAACTTTGATCCCTGTGAGCAGTCGTCATGGGCAGGAACACCTGAAACGAGCAACGGTACAGAGCGTGCTATCTTCCAGATTGGTTCCAACTCCGCCCCTCTAAAGAATGCTACCTCCTCTCCAAAATCAGCCTCCCCATCTCCTAAAAAGGTCTCAACTCCCCTCAAATCTCCCTCAACCCCTCCATTATCAGGCTCCCCAACACTCAGATCTGCTTCTTCACCGACAAAGGTGGTGTCTGTATCCCCTAAAGGTTCCAGAAGATCAGGAGAACTCACTCCATTGAAGCGTGTAGCAAGAACAGAAAACCAGAGATCCCCAGCAGATCTGGGGAGTTCTCATGAAATAACCCCCACGCCAAAGAGGCGTCCTGGGCGACCAAAAAAGCTTGGTCCACGACTGGAACAAAAGGCCAAAAGGCCCATTGGTCGTCCGCGGAAACAGACCACTACGGGTCCTATACAGGAAGGAAATGCAGACGTTGTTAAAGCTATTGAAGGTGCCAACATGGAGAAAGAAAACAAGAACCTGAAAATAACGGTAGTTTATGGGCGATCCAGAAGAAACAAAAGGGTGGTCTCTGAGGGCCAAGGACAACAAGAGCTCTGTGAGACCGCACAATCAGTGGAACGGAACATGGATTTTCGCAATTTACTGCATGGCACACAAGAACATTCTGATGTTGTCAAAGCAGCCTCCCCAGAATGTCTAAAAGAACTAAACTTGGTAAGACCTGTGAATGACGAGTCCGCTCCTCCTGCAAGTAGTAACATCAAATGTCAGAAGCTTCAAGGTGCCATCTCAATTAGAAAACCTGGAAGACCTGCAAAAGTTAAGATATCTGGGATCTCCGTTACGGTTACCACAGTATCCCCGAGGCAGCGCAAAATACAAATGGACAAGGATGTTAAGCGGTCTCAAGAAACACttcaaagaagaaaaacactCTTACCAGAGTTCAATCATATCAAAGAGACGTGGAACAGTGACTGTCCTTCAAGGAATGAATGCAGGCACAAAGAGGGGAAGGGTGTGACAAAAGATGAAGGTAAAGCAGAGCGGCTAGACCGGCCTGTAGCCGTACGTCATTCAGTGAGGGTAAGGAAACCTTCAATCTACTTGCTGCACTCTGTGGCCACCTCATCCTCCAGGTCCTACAGCCATAGCACAGCTCTGATACGCAGTTCCAGAAAGCTTCTGTTGAACAAGGCCATCAACCAAAGGAAACTAGAAAAGGCTCAGGACTGTTTAGAAAACCTAAAAGATCAAAGACAGTCGCTGGGACGGGAGAAGAATCCAATCCGTCAGGACTTGAGCCAGGTCGCAGCAGTATCAGTAGACTCCATTTTCCCTCCTCAAGAGACAATGAAGTGGTGGGCAGCATCAGCCGAGAAAAAGGATTTGAACCAGGAATTTGCCAGACGGATACAACTAGTCTCAGACACCTGGGTGTCGGATATTGACAACCAGCAGAAATGTTCCTTAAAACCTAGATCAGGACCACCCAGCAAGAGGTCCCGATGTTCCTCTGTGGTGCGAGCGCTTTTTGACTGTCCTCCCAACAAACCAAGTTCATGTAGCATGCAGCAGCTCGGCTCCTGGTTCATGCAAACCACAGAGACCAAACCTCTGGCCATTGTCAAAAAGGCAAGTTCCCGAAATCCATATGAATTCATGCATTATCCCCGTTCCACTAACAACAATGAAGGTGTCTGCCCTAGTCCACAGGCAGAGCGACTTCGCAAACATATAAAAAAGTTTGCTAAAACTGTGCCAAAGAGTCCACTTGCGCACCGGCTGGCTCTGGAAAGGCTGAGGAATGGAAACAAAACTTTATCAGCAGGAAACATCAAACGTCAACTTTTCACTTCTAGGTTTGCGCCGGGGCGGCTGAGCAGAACCGTTAGCAAGTATGCAACCACTCTATTGAGGGCAAAGGCCAGGTTCCTAACATGCCTTCAAAGGAACGGGTTGCCCAAAAGGCAGAGAAAAGACTGGTGGCCATCAGTAACTGCACAGAAACAAAGAGATAAAGCATTATCTAGATTGTCACCTGCTCACCAGGCTTTGGACGGCTCGGAGAAAGGGTCAGCCGACCCTTTACCAAAAGAGGATAGTCTCAGCTCGAAAGCCTGGAGCCCTGAGAAACTAAAGGAATGCCGGGTTTTTCTGAAGAAGATCAACTCGCCAGTCAGCGAGTCCACTGCAGAGGAAGAATTGGACTCCTGCAAAGTGACACTGGATGATTGGTCCCCTTCTGCCTATCGCTTTGCAGGCAGCGAGGGTGGTCTGGCAAGGGAGAATGAAGCTGTGAAAACTGATAGGAAGGCAAAATTGAAAGCCGGGAGCAACTCTGACGAGTCTTCTAGTTCTGTATCAAAGTCTCCACAGGAACAAGCCGAAGTGCAAATTGGCCAGAAAGAGGAACAGAACGCTCCTGTGATTGTATCCACTGGAGCACCACAGCCGCCATCTGTGAAGATGTTAAGACAATCACGGGTGAGGGGTCTGTCTGGGCCGAGATGGTCTGACTTTGTTCTAG AAAATTAA
- the lcorl gene encoding ligand-dependent nuclear receptor corepressor-like protein isoform X3, whose amino-acid sequence MAAAQCRSSKCTAERKGFRRELDSWRHKLIHCVGVESILEGIYGPMLLRDLNIFDDCEPKESDDWSVEASCSHCSLCTLPLDQLSDLPPAAASPLHSPSDYSPCQAPTLSESSQSAQQFLQAVFHKKDVPHGYDSNVPLAAQELMKKMIHKFAIEYASKSHVHMTMNGLTTDNLSPQPTPGDLDAPLDLTVPREKEEDGEPGPDAVLDLSKRTSVCSAAPVTADNKSSGRQRRQREDYVDRSWELSEGLLSKALKDVRSGRLQEQRAALLYGIPQRTLRQGLEGWAEERLELLHRLAQQSSEEADPFTPYNLTSSTLGGEACLVLQKVAAWAEKAENEGEAEEHGDYHLPAAFCSGLQKTLSLCFPQLRDTLQPPASPTPSLEAPASLRIPQVRSTSDTRSAAAAAAAAAADSTGVPEKQQHHSTSFAASTTNAVNPGTAARALFKLRPHTQDTFTGAARHSPLRLDLRRSSLDDSEECGDRRDKDKQPRKKRGRYRQYDHDLLEEAITMVMGGRMSVSKAQGVYGVPHSTLEYKVKERSGTLKNPPKKKSPVPCLFNSNSSGSGANARNAVSGTSASAAATKRF is encoded by the exons ATGGCGGCTGCACAGTGCCGTAGCTCAAAATGCACGGCAGAAAGGAAAGGGTTCAGGCGGGAACTTGATTCTTGGCGGCATAAACTGATCCACTGCGTTG GGGTTGAAAGCATCCTGGAGGGAATCTATGGCCCCATGCTGCTTAGAGACCTCAACATATTTGATG ACTGTGAACCCAAAGAGTCGGATGACTGGTCAGTGGAAGCCAGCTGCTCTCACTGTTCGTTGTGCACCCTCCCCCTGGATCAGCTCAGT GACCTTCCCCCCGCAgccgcctcccccctccacagCCCGTCGGATTACTCTCCCTGtcaggcccccaccctctcaGAGAGCAGCCAATCAGCTCAGCAGTTCCTCCAAGCTGTGTTCCACAAGAAAG ATGTGCCCCATGGCTATGATTCCAACGTCCCATTGGCGGCCCAGGAACTGATGAAGAAGATGATCCACAAGTTTGCCATTGAATATGCCTCCAAGAGCCACGTCCACATGACGATGAATGGCCTCACCACTGACAACCTGTCACCTCAGCCCACACCCGGCGATCTGGATGCCCCCCTGGATCTCACCGTCCcccgggagaaggaggaggacggggaacCTGGGCCAG ATGCGGTGCTGGACCTGTCTAAAAGAACCTCTGTCTGCTCAGCAGCGCCGGTCACGGCGGATAACAAATCCTCAGG GAGGCAGCGCAGGCAGAGGGAGGACTACGTTGACAGAAGCTGGGAGCTGTCAGAGGGGCTGCTGTCCAAGGCCTTAAAGGATGTACGCTCAGGGAGGCTCCAGGAGCAGCGGGCCGCCCTCCTTTATGGGATCCCCCAACGCACCCTGAGGCAGGGCCTGGAGGGCTGGGCGGAGGAGAGGCTGGAGCTGCTGCACCGCCTCGCACAACAAAGTAGTGAGGAGGCCGATCCGTTCACGCCGTACAACCTCACCTCGTCCACTCTGGGCGGGGAGGCCTGTCTGGTGCTCCAGAAGGTGGCGGCCTGGGCAGAGAAGGCGGAAAACGAGGGGGAAGCGGAGGAGCACGGCGACTATCACCTCCCCGCTGCCTTCTGTAGTGGCCTGCAGAAGACGCTCTCGCTCTGCTTCCCTCAGCTCAGGGACACCCTTCAGCCCCCCGCGAGCCCCACCCCCAGCCTGGAAGCCCCCGCCTCCCTGCGAATCCCTCAGGTCCGCTCCACTTCCGACACCCGGtcagccgccgctgccgccgccgccgccgccgcagactCCACCGGCGTGCCTGAGAAGCAACAACACCACAGCACCTCATTTGCCGCGAGCACTACCAATGCCGTCAACCCTGGCACCGCTGCTAGAGCACTCTTCAAACTCAGACCTCACACGCAGGACACTTTCACGGGCGCGGCCCGTCACTCGCCCCTCCGCCTGGACCTACGGAGGTCTTCGCTGGACGACTCGGAGGAATGCGGGGACCGCCGCGACAAGGACAAGCAGCCGAGGAAGAAGCGCGGGCGCTACCGCCAGTACGACCACGATCTCTTGGAGGAGGCCATCACCATGGTGATGGGCGGTCGCATGAGCGTGTCGAAGGCCCAGGGAGTGTACGGAGTTCCGCACAGCACACTGGAGTACAAAGTCAAGGAGCGCTCTGGCACTCTGAAGAATCCCCCGAAGAAGAAGTCCCCCGTCCCTTGTCTGTTCAACTCAAACTCTTCTGGCTCTGGCGCCAACGCCAGGAACGCCGTCTCAGGGACTAGCGCCTCAGCTGCTGCCACAAAAAGGTTCTAG